A genomic region of Zalophus californianus isolate mZalCal1 chromosome 1, mZalCal1.pri.v2, whole genome shotgun sequence contains the following coding sequences:
- the LOC118357238 gene encoding keratin-associated protein 12-1-like — MYFTSCSTGCQQASCTPSPCQTSCGMPSSCQTSCGVPSSCQVTCCTPSPCQTSCGVPSSCQTSCGVPSSCQTSCCVPVSCQIACCTPSPCQPVVCLPVSYKPIVYVAPSCQSSGGCQPSCPTLVCRPAPCGTSNCC, encoded by the exons ATGTACTTCACCAGCTGCTCCACGGGCTGCCAGCAGGCCagctgcacccccagcccctgccagacGTCCTGCGGCATGCCCAGCTCCTGCCAGACATCCTGCGGCGTGCCCAGCTCCTGCCAGGTGACctgctgcacccccagcccctgccagacGTCCTGCGGAGTGCCCAGCTCCTGCCAGACATCCTGCGGCGTGCCCAGCTCCTGCCAGACGTCCTGCTGCGTGCCTGTGAGCTGCCAGATAGCctgctgcacccccagcccctgccag CCAGTTGTGTGCCTGCCCGTGAGCTACAAGCCCATTGTGTATGTGGCTCCCTCCTGCCAGTCCTCTGGGGGctgccagccctcctgccccaccctggTCTGCAGGCCTGCCCCCTGCGGCACCTCTAACTGCTGCTGA